TGTATGGAAACTTCACCATGCTTTTTCTGATAGCCACCAACCGTTCATTGCGATCACCCACCAACCTGATTATTGCAAATATGGCCGTTGCGGATCTTCTGACCCTGGCCATTTGCCCTGCAATGTTTATGGTGAACGACTTCTATCAGAACTACCAGTTGGGATGCGTGGGCTGCAAGCTGGAGGGCTTTTTGGTTGTGGTTTTCCTCATCACAGCCGTGCTTAATCTCTCGGTAGTCAGCTACGATCGTCTCACGGCCATCGTGCTCCCAATGGAGACGCGCCTCACCATAAGGGGCGTCCAGATAGTGGTGGTCTGCACCTGGGTCTCGGGTATCCTATTGGCATCACCCTTGGCTTTCTATCGGTCTTACAGGGTGCGCGTCTGGAAGAACTTTACGGAGCGATATTGCAAGGAGAACACCTCCGTCCTGCCCAAGTACTGGTATGTTCTAATCACCATTCTGGTGTGGCTGCCACTAGGCATCATGCTTATCTGCTACATAGCCATATTTTATAAGGTAAGCAACGATAGTAAACTGATTTAGGGGTTTCTACTAATGAGCCACCTCAAACACAGCTTGATCGGTATGAAAAGCGGGTCCTTAGTCGGGAGAACCCGCTTACAGTGAGCTATAAACGCAGCGTGGCCAAGACATTGTTCATTGTGGTCGTGGTCTTCGCAGCTCTACGGCTGCCATTTACAATCCTAGTTGTACTACGGGAAAAATACTTCGGTGAGGATGTCTCTGTCAGCAGTGGAATGCAGCTATTCTGGTACATCTCACAGTATTTGATGTTTCTGAACGCCGCCGTCAATCCGCTGATCTATGGATTCAACAATGAGAACTTTAGAAGGGCCTACTACCAGATCTCGTGGGTTCGGCGATGGCGATTTGCTGCGAAAATGAAGAAGGTTTCGGGAACACCAAATCACTGCTGCTACTGTGCCTTTATGAAGAAGGGCAGACGGAGCCCTGAAGCAGCTCAACAGGCAGGAAATGTAAAAGAGGACATAAGCAAGGATATATCTTCGGAAAAACAGTCGGCCAAGTCCACTAAGATAATGCAAAATAACCCTACTGATTTACTTGCATCAGAAATCGAAGCAGACGGGTTTATATAATAGAAATCAAAGAGAAATCTTTAAAATGCTGATGCCactaatgcaaaaataccaaaatatacaCCCACTATGAAATAGGGTACCCAAACATCTGACAATATCTTTAAATGGAGCTTTAAGAACCGTAGAGTATCATGCCTGGTAGTAAAAGTTATTTTGCAGCCAGTGCACGTGGAACAGTTTCAATGTTACGTTTTGTAtagtttacaaataaataaatatatgtatcaAATGTGTCgctatttgtttatattgatCTTTGCTGGTGTGATCGCCCGCGCGATCAGTTTAGAAGTAAGCTTCCAGGAAACCTATCCCACACACTTCCTGAACTCAGATCAGACATCGCTCCACAAACGGGCGGCTGATGTGCCTCATTTTTTCGACCAAGGTTTGTAATGATATAACAaactttatttacatttcaaatTTGACTGGGCACTTTGCTCAGGCTAAACCAAACAATTCAGACTTCATGTAGCCAAATCCATGGGCTTCGAGGAACCGAATGAACTGGCCCATGTTCATGACGCCCTCTTCGGCATTGAAAAGCTGTTCGCTGAAATCCTCGAATCCCCGCTTGCGCTGCCGAGGCTCACTCCGCACCAGGCAGATCTTTTGCCACCGAAGGGCCTTGATTGAGCGCCAGAATTCGTGAACATTCGCGGAATCACCTTCCACGCATATGATGCCAGGTTTTCCGGGTCTACTGAATCCTGTGAGTTCCAACTGACGGGCCTGTCGAATCAGCTCCTGCCGCTTGGCGGTGGATTTAATGTGGTGGGAATAAATCCACATTCGCTCAAGATGCGTAGCTGGTGGTTGTTGCGCGTCTTGTGATGCTACTAGCAGCACCTCAAACTCGGATGCTGGTCGTTTTAACAGATCCTCTATGTGCTCCTGCAGCCAGCTCAACAGCTGGAAGATGTACGGCTCGGCGTCCTCTTCGCGCCTATCACTCTGATACTGCTCTAAATCACTCTTTAAACGCTGCTCCCTTGATTTTCCCAGTAGCGTAGTGTGTACACTGATGCGTGCCTGTTCCAAAAGTGGATATAAATGCGGCAGCTCCACTCGGACTTCCACGCACTGTTTGCCCGGTAGAGTTAACTTCACCACATACTCCAAATGGGAAAGAAGGCTAGTAGCAGGTTTGGTCTTATCTTCCTCCAGGAACTCATTGAAGTCAGCCACCACGCCGGCATCGAGCATATGCAGCTCTCCGGGCGCGCAATATATGGAGctcagcagctccagctcctccagctgcaggCCAACGCAGCGATGGTAGAtttgcagctcctcctcggccATGGCTAACGAAGAGTTAGAAAGAATTGTTTGGTTTAGTCAGCGGCGACGCATAACGTACTGCCCTATCCTAGGATGAAAGCGATTTAAAGTACAAAGAGCTGAAGAAGAATCGTATGTGATTAGTTTTTATAAAACTTATTGTCTATGCCTCTCCCAGCTAGCTTCAGTTTCGATGGACTAACACGAGTGGCCTCCGTGCCGGTGCCCTTTCCCCTCGATATTTGCGTCCTCCAACTACCCACAGTCAAGTACGCTACGGCTTTGCATAAAAATACCGCAGGACTGCGTCACTTTGCCGTCTATATCTGGCGTCCATCTGAGCAGGACTTCCAGCTCCTTGTGGAATGGGAAACACCTAAAGCCGTGGCACTGGATTGCCTGGCTTTCGCTGGACGTGGCTACGTTGCAGTGAGTTACAATCTTACAGAACCCGTAAGTCAGGCCCGTGAAGGATCACCCATCTATGAGATTTCCCCGGAAACGGGAATACGGACAGTGCAATATTTTTCGGGAACCCATCTGAGGGGAATGTACCTTCGGATCAGTAGCCAGGAACTTACTTTACTGCATGTTTTCGAATCGGAAGCTCAGTGTCCCTATTTCAAGTGGATGGGCAAGAGTTTCCAGAGACTGGGTGCGATTCGCTGCAGCAATGCTCGAAGAATGGAGGCCTTCGGCATCGACTACACCGACTATGTGGCCGTAGCCAACTACGCAGATTCAGAGGGACGCACTGCAACCCACTCAGAGATCTTCAGATGGGATGCCAAGTCCCAAAGATTCCAGCTCTTCCAGCGACTGCGCAGCAATGGAGCCGTGGACGTAAAGTACTTCAGTCTCCCAGTAAACGAGGTC
This genomic stretch from Drosophila teissieri strain GT53w chromosome 2L, Prin_Dtei_1.1, whole genome shotgun sequence harbors:
- the LOC122626734 gene encoding allatostatin-A receptor; translated protein: MALFSSSDDFDFGKWDFPAERIWLHKSNGEITWKICTFVPLIAFGLYGNFTMLFLIATNRSLRSPTNLIIANMAVADLLTLAICPAMFMVNDFYQNYQLGCVGCKLEGFLVVVFLITAVLNLSVVSYDRLTAIVLPMETRLTIRGVQIVVVCTWVSGILLASPLAFYRSYRVRVWKNFTERYCKENTSVLPKYWYVLITILVWLPLGIMLICYIAIFYKLDRYEKRVLSRENPLTVSYKRSVAKTLFIVVVVFAALRLPFTILVVLREKYFGEDVSVSSGMQLFWYISQYLMFLNAAVNPLIYGFNNENFRRAYYQISWVRRWRFAAKMKKVSGTPNHCCYCAFMKKGRRSPEAAQQAGNVKEDISKDISSEKQSAKSTKIMQNNPTDLLASEIEADGFI
- the LOC122626751 gene encoding RWD domain-containing protein 2B → MAEEELQIYHRCVGLQLEELELLSSIYCAPGELHMLDAGVVADFNEFLEEDKTKPATSLLSHLEYVVKLTLPGKQCVEVRVELPHLYPLLEQARISVHTTLLGKSREQRLKSDLEQYQSDRREEDAEPYIFQLLSWLQEHIEDLLKRPASEFEVLLVASQDAQQPPATHLERMWIYSHHIKSTAKRQELIRQARQLELTGFSRPGKPGIICVEGDSANVHEFWRSIKALRWQKICLVRSEPRQRKRGFEDFSEQLFNAEEGVMNMGQFIRFLEAHGFGYMKSELFGLA